A window of the Gossypium hirsutum isolate 1008001.06 chromosome A03, Gossypium_hirsutum_v2.1, whole genome shotgun sequence genome harbors these coding sequences:
- the LOC107927864 gene encoding probable inactive receptor kinase At2g26730, with amino-acid sequence MKPVGLAFIYTALTLALVVAFTVLICIRAIKKKKSSDGKVTTITTTPISLLEVKVTLPMKVIFGGIKVAEKFDPPEIAQIPKTRLGEGTLGTLFKVVLQCGSIITIRKIREGLIMNASGLELWINFFGGMKDDWLLPILFSFWYGGEAFILYEYLILGSLEELLHGSEGVQFTPLNWEIRKKIALYAAQAVALIHSRVTKNGEPLICGVIKASNILIRVDFSACLSSYETPYLVPPEMIIKRNPGRVAPELKYHYQKTFTQKSDVYSFGILLLELITGQRPSTTNLSAYLREKKIKGTLDNLCDTKMGSEVNESMVEMIEIAWSCLSCKPRDRPSMDDVVHMIQVS; translated from the exons ATGAAACCTGTCGGATTAGCGTTCATTTACACAGCGTTGACGCTCGCACTTGTCGTTGCTTTTACCGTCTTAATATGCATCAGAGCTATCAAAAAGAAGAAATCCAGCGACGGAAAAGTGACGACGATCACGACGACGCCGATTTCGTTGCTGGAAGTTAAGGTCACGCTTCCGATGAAAGTAATATTTGGTGGCATTAAGGTTGCCGAGAAGTTTGATCCACCGGAAATAGCTCAAATCCCTAAAACTAGGCTCGGCGAAGGTACTTTAGGGACGTTGTTTAAGGTTGTTCTCCAATGCGGTTCGATCATAACGATTCGGAAGATTCGAGAAGGGCTGATCATGAATGCCAGTGGTCTGGAGTTGTGGATCAATTTCTTCGGCGGTATGAAGGACGATTGGTTGTTGCCGATACTTTTTAGCTTTTGGTACGGCGGCGAAGCTTTTATTTTGTACGAGTATTTGATCTTGGGAAGCTTGGAGGAGCTTTTACATG GCAGTGAAGGAGTTCAGTTCACTCCACTAAACTgggaaataaggaaaaaaatagcATTATATGCAGCCCAAGCAGTGGCATTAATCCACAGCCGAGTAACCAAAAATGGCGAACCACTCATTTGCGGTGTGATCAAAGCTTCTAACATCCTAATCCGAGTAGATTTCTCCGCGTGCCTCTCTAGCTACGAAACACCGTACTTAGTCCCTCCTGAAATGATCATCAAACGAAACCCAGGTCGAGTTGCGCCGGAGCTAAAGTACCATTATCAGAAAACATTCACACAAAAATCCGACGTTTACAGCTTCGGGATTTTGTTGTTAGAGCTAATCACAGGGCAAAGGCCTTCGACGACGAACTTGAGCGCTTACTTGCGTGAGAAGAAAATAAAGGGAACATTAGACAATTTATGTGATACGAAGATGGGCAGTGAAGTGAATGAAAGCATGGTGGAGATGATTGAAATTGCTTGGAGTTGCTTGTCTTGTAAGCCAAGAGATAGGCCATCCATGGATGATGTAGTTCACATGATCCAAGTATCGTAA